The window GGCACGGTGCCCTGCTCGGCCGCCCGGATCGCCGCCTCGCTCGCGTCGACGCAGGCCAGCGTCCCGCTGGTGGTGACCAGGTAGAGCCGCTGCTCGTGGTACTGCATCGAGTAGGCCGACCCGCACCCGGTGCCGAGCTTCCACAGCCGGTTGCCGGCGGCGTCGAAGCAGTAGATCGACGAGTGGCTGTCCCCGGCGAAGACGAACTCGCCGTCGGCCGAGGTGGCGCAGGAGTAGACCGGGGCGTCGCAGCGGTAGGTCCGCTCGAACTGGCCGGTCTTGCTCAACCGGGCCACCTGGTTGGTGGCGGTGCCCGCGTAGAGGCTGTCCGGCTCCTGCCAGCCGAACAGCACCGCCCCGGTGGACTGGTGCCACACCTCGCGACCGGTACGCCAGTCGTAGCTGGTCACCCCGCGGGAGTGCCCGTGATGTACGGCGTCCGCGTCGCAGCGGACCATCCAACCGGACGACCCGTTGCCCTGCCGCCGCCAGAGGAACTCGTCCTCGTGGTCGATGCTGGCGATCCCGCCGCCGGAATCGGAGACACCGAGCACCCCGTCGTGGATGTCCAACCAGTAGATGTCGATGTCGTCGGCGATGCGGTACGCCAGTCGGGGCACCTTGCCGGAGATGTCGTACACGTTGCCGTCGTCGCAGCCGGCGTACCGCCAGTCGTCGTCGGCGACGATGCACTTCACCCCGTCCGGCAGCCGGTACTGCTGCATCACCTCGGCGTCGTGGTTCAACGCGGTGATCACCCCGTGCTCGTTGCCGACCAGGCAGCCGTACCGGTCGACGAAGATGCCGAACGCCGGTGCGCCGGAGTCGTAACGCCACAGCACCGGGGCCCGCCGGGCGGTGGACCGGACACTGGCGATCTGGCGGCGCGAGACGCCGCGCTTCTGCCGCTGCCCAGCCACGGCCGGGGCGTAACCCTTGCGTACCTTCTCGCCGACCTTGCGGGACGCCTCCTGGCGGGCCCGTTCCTCACTGGCGAAACTGCTCCGCTTGACCTGCCCGGTGTCGCCGATCCGGCCGTACCGGATCGTCAGGTCCGGTCCGTCGACGGTCACCTCGTAGAACTTGTGCGAGGCGCCGTCGGTCTCGGACAGCTCGAGATACGTCGTCTCCTGCGGCATCGGCCGTTACCTCCGGGGTGGCGTGACTGGCGCCGGCGGGGGCACCGGGCGCATCGACCGACCACACCGTAGAGACGGGGACCGACAAAGTCAGCGCAGGGGGTGCAGCTTGTCGACCGCCTTGCGGGCCGCGACCAGGACGGGGTCCCAGACCGGGGAGTACGGCGGTGCGTAACCGAGGTCGAGCATCGACATCTCGTCCACCGTCATCTTGTTCCACAGCGCCACGGCCAGGGTGTCGATCCGCTTCGCCGAACCGGACCGGCCGACGATCTGCGCGCCGAGCAGCCGTCCGGTGCCCCGCTCCGCGGTCAGCTTGACCGTCATCGGGGCGGCGTCGGGAAAGTACCCGGCGGTGTTGGTCGACTCCACGGTGACCGTGATGAACTCGAACCCGGCAATCCGGGCCTCCGGCTCCAGCAGGCCGGTCCGGGCCACCTCCAGGTCGCACACCCTGGTTACGGCGGTGCCGACCACGCCGAGGAAGGTGGCGTACCCGCCGCCGATGTTGATGCCGGCCACCCGGCCCTGCTTGTTGGCGTGGGTGCCCAGCGGGACGTACACCGGTTGGCCGGTCGTCTTGTGCAGCGTCTCGACACAGTCGCCGGCCGCCCAGACCCCGGGTACGCCGATGACCCGCATCCGCAGGTCGGTACGGATCCCGCCGGTCGGGCCGATCGGCAGCCCGGCCTCGGCGGCGAGCCGGACGTTCGGCCGTACGCCGGTGCCGAGCACGACCACGTCCGCCGGGATCGTGGTGTCGTCGGTCCGTACGCCGGTGACCCGGCCCTGTTCGGTGGTGAGCCCGGTGATGTCCACCCCGGTACGGACGTCGATGCCGAGCCCGACCAGGGCGTCGCGGACCAGCCGGCCCATGTCCGGGTCGACGGTCGACATCGGCTGCTCGCCCCGCTCGACCAGGATCACCGAGAGCCCGCGTTCGATCATCGCCTCGGCCATCTCGACGCCGATGTAGCCGCCGCCGATCACCACGGCCCGCTTCGGTTTCGGGTCACCGTCCAGCCATTGGCGCAGGGCCTTGCCGTCGTCCAGGGTCTGCACCCCGAACACCCCGCCCGCTTCGGTACGCGCCCAGTGGGGAACGGTCGGCACCGCCCCGGCCGCGTACACCAGGTCGTCGAAGCCCTCCCGGACCTCGCGCCCGCCGTTCTCCAGGTCCCGCGCGACCACCTCGCGGCGCTCCAGGTCGATCTCGGTGACCTCGTGCCGGATCCGGACGTCGATCTGGTGGTCCCTGCGGTGCGTCTCCGGATCGCGGGTGATCAACTCCTCGTACTCGACCAGCCCGCTGATCCAGTACGGGATGCCGCAGGCCGAGTACGACGTGAAGTGTCCCCGCTCGAACGCGATGATCTCCAGGTCGTCCCGGTCCCGCCGACGCCGTGCCTGGGATGCGGCGGACATCCCTGCCGCATCCCCACCGATCACGATCAGCCGATCAGCCATGGCTTATTGTCACCGCTCGAAGGCGTCGCCGCGGGTCTGCCGCGCAAGGTCGGCGACAACGTCGGAGAGTTCACCCCGGCGCGCGTACGCCGCCCGCTGCCGGGTTGCGCCGGTGCCCTCCTTGCGCAGCCGGTCCAGCAGGTCGGAGATCTCCGACAGGTCACCGTGCCGCTCCAGCTCCGGGGTCACCTTCTCGACCAGCCTGTCCAGGAGTTGCCAGGCCGGCAGGGTGCCGCCGCGTACCGGGTCGACGGCGAGGCCGTCCAGTCCGTCGTGCGCCGCCCGCCAGTGCGCGGCGGTGAGCAGGTGGTGATCGATCCGGATCGGTTCCCGGCCCTGCTCGATGTCGGTCAGCGCGGTGCCGACCAGCGACCGGACCAGCCCCGCCACCAGGATGGTGTCGTCCAGACTCGGGCACACGTCACCGATCCGGATCTCCACCGTCGGATAGTGGGCGGAGAGGCGGGCGTACCAGTAGACCATTCCCTCGTCGAGGAGCATGCCGGTCGCCACGAGCTGGTCGACCAGCCACTGGTAGTGCGCGTACGACTCCAGCCAGGGGGTGGGCGCGACCGAGGGCCAGCGCTCCCAGAGCACCGAACGCCAGCTCGCGTACCCGGTGTCCTGGCCGTTGTGGAACGGCGAGTTGGTGGTCACGGCGTGCAGGATCGGCAGCCACGGCCGCAGGTGGTTGAGGACCTGCACCCCGGTCTCGGGGTCGGGGATGCCGACGTGCACGTGCATCCCGTTGTTGCCGGGGCCGTCGACCAGCGGACCGAACTGCTCCACCATCCGGTGGAACCGGGGGTTGTCGAACACCGGTGGTATCGGTCCGTCGACCAGCCCGGCGCCGACCGCGACCAGGCGTACGCCGGCAGCGTCGGCCGCCCCGGCGAGCCCTGCGCGGAGCAGCCCGAGCGAGTGCCGCAGAGCGCCCAGTTCCAGTCCAGGCGGGCTGCCGATCTCGATCTGGCTGGTCTGGAACTCGTGCTGCACCTGCCCCCGCAGGTCGTCCGGCACGTGCTCGAACACCCGGTCCACCGCGGGTACGCCCTGCCCGGTCTCCGGGTCCACGAGCAGGAACTCCTCCTCGACCCCGACCGTACGCAGTCCGGCCACCCCGGCCGGCGCCGGTTGTCCGGCCGTCTCCGGGACGGCACCGCCCCGGGCTGCCGCGCCCTCCCGGTCCGCCGTGCCCTCCCCGTCCGTCGTGCCCTGGCTGGCCGTGCCTTGGGAAACTGTCGTGCCCTGGCTGGCCGTGCCTTGGGAAACTGTCGTGCCCTGGCTGGCCGTGCCCTCGGGAACCGTTGCGCCCTGGGCCATCGCCACGCTGCCGGCCATCGCCACCACCCGCCGTCCATCGGTTGCCGTCGCGCCGAGATCGGCGCCTACCGACCTCGTTACCCAGCGCAGTCGCTCCGGAAAACGCCGAATCGGCGTGGCGCCACGCACTCCGGACCCGACCAGCGAGTCTCCGGGCACGATCGGGGTGTGGACCGACCACCCGTAGGCATGAAGGGTTCAATTCGGGCGTAAGTAGCTGGCCCGGAGCGGATAGTCGATCAGGACGTACATCAAAGATGATGTGAATACCCGTCTGGGTATGTAGAGAAAAATTGCGTTGCCACTTTCAGTGGCACTACGCACCGTAGGGAAGTGGCTGCATGGCGAGGGCGGCCGGGGGCGCAGGACCGGGGTGCATGGGCCGGGCGCAGGACCGGCGGCGCAGGACCGGCGGCGCGGGACCGGCGGCGCAGGACCGGGGGCGCACCGGCGCTCGGTCGGCTAGCGGAAGACCCCGATCTCCCGGGGCTTGAGGCCGGGGAAGATGGTCTTCGGGTCGGCCACGCCCATCCGGGTCTTGAGCAGCTCGGTCAGCACGTCGCGGTAGTCGTTGGCGCCGGCCAGGTCGCCCTGGTCCAGGGCCGAGGCGGCGAGCCCCGGCCATCGGCCGTGCACCTTGCCGCCGTTCATCCCGCCACCGAGCATCAGCATCAGCCCGCCGTGCCCGTGGTCGGTGCCGGAGCTGCCGTTCGCCTCGACCCGGCGGCCGAACTCGCTCATGGTGACCACCGAGACGTCGTCCAGCGCCGGGCCCAGGTCGGTCGCGAAGGCGCCGAGCGCCCCGGCCAGCTCGTTCAACCGGTTGCGCATGTCGCCGCCGTCGGGCCCGCCGATGTTGGTGTGCATGTCCCAGCCGCCGATGTCGACCGCTGCCACCCGCAGCCCCACCTTCGCCTTGATCAGCCGGGCCACGTCGCGTAGCTGGTCGGCGAAGCCACCGCCCGGCCACTGCGCCGTCGACCTGTAGTCCTTGCTGGCGATCTTGCGGGCAGCCGCGATCGACGCCAGGGTCTCGGTCGCCTGGGTCGCCAGCGGGTGGTCGTCCAAGCCGGTGTAGAGCGCCTTCAGCGCGGTCAGCGTGCTCGCCCGTACGCCGCTGAAGCCCTGCAGGTCGAACTCGCGGATGCCCTGGAGCACCAGCTTGTTCTCGCCGCCGACCAGCGAGCGGGGCAGCGCCGCGCCCTCGGCGATGGCCCGGAACGTGGTGCCCGGACCGAGTGCGGTCAGGACCCGGTCCAGCCAGCCGGTGTGTACGCCGGTCGAGGCGGCGCCGCGTTCCAGGCAGTCCTGCGCCTGGAAGTGGCTGCGGCTGGCGTCGGGCGAGGCGACCGCGTGGACGGCGGCCATCTTGCCCGACTTCCAGAACGGTTCCAGTGGCGCGAGGGCCGGGTGCAGGCCGAACCGGTCGTCCCCGGCGATCAGGGCGCCGGGCTGCACCGCGATGTTGCGGCGGGCGTTGAGGTAGTTCCGGTCACCGCGCGGCACCACCACGGAGAGGCCGTCCATGCCGCCGCGCAGGAAGACCACCACCAGGGTGCGGTTGGTGGTGGCCGGCGCACCGAACGCGACCCGGGTGGTGGCGATCTGGCCGGCGAGACTGGCCACGCCGACCGCACCGGCACCGGCCATCACCCGGCGCCGGGTGAAGCCGTGCCGCCAGCGGTCGCGCTGCCCGGTCAGCTCCTCGGTGACCGCCTCGGCGTGCACCCGGATCGCCGCCTCGGGCAGGTTCGGCCCGTGCCGGCGCAGCTCCTCGGCCGTACGCGGACGCGGCGCGACGTCGTCGCGCGTACCGGGAGAGTTGTCCTGCGTCATGGTCTCTCCTCAGCGCAGCGCGTGGTAGATCGAGTCGAGGAACAGCGGGGCCAGGTGTTCGATCTTGCCGCCGAGGGTGGCGTTCTTGACCGCCGTACCCTCCTTCGAGCCGAGGAAGGTCAGCATCGCCTGCTTGTCCTTGGCGGTGAGCGGCTGCTGCAGCAACCGGGCGGCGAGGGCGTCCAGGTACTGGCCGGTGGTGGGCGGCCGTTTGCCCACCAGCCCCTCCGGCTTCGGGTACGACAACCCCTTCTGCGCGCCCTGCACCAGGGCCCGGTGGCTGTTCCAGATGGCCAGGGTGGCGTGCGCCGAGCGCCAGGCCGCCGCCACGTCGGGGTAGCCGTTCGGCGGCACCCAGCCCAGCGGCGGCTGCCCGAACCGCTGGGTGAGCCGGTAGAGCCCCTCGATCCCGGCCCGGGTGTCCGCGCCGGGTGCCACGCCGAGCGAGCGGGCGGTGGCGACGAAGTTCTCCAGCGGACGGCGGGCCTTGAGCCCGGTGGAGATCCAGAACTCCTGCGAGCGGAACAGCACCCGCAGCACCGGGGCGATCGCCGTCCCGTTGGCCAGGTACGCCTCGGCCAGCCGCTGCACCAGGTGATGCGGCGGGGTGTCGGCGACGAACCGGACCGCCAGTTTGCGGGCGATGTTCTTCGCCGTCGCCTCGTGGGTGGCCAGGTATTGCAGGTAGCGGTCGCCGAGTGCGAGTCCCTTGGGGCGGGACGGGTTCTTGTCGGTGAAGCCGAGGACCTTGACCGGGTCGATCCAGTGCCGGTCGTTCTCGTACCGGAACTCGCCCTCGTTCGTCACGGTCCGGCCCGTCATGATGTACGCGCTGTTGCGTACGTCGGATTCGGTGTAGCCGCCGTCGATCCCGACCGTGTGCAGCTCCAGCAGCTCCCGGCCGTAGTTCTCGTTGACCGACCTGCGGTGCGACTCGTTGTTGTTCAGGTAACGAAGCATCGCCGGGTTGCGGGCGCTGGCGGCGAGCATGTCGGAGAACTTGCCGAGGGCGTGCTTGCGGATCACCTGACTGTCGAACGAGGTCCGTACGTCCCAGCCGCCGTCGAACGGGTTCGTCACGTTCAGGTGGTTGGACCAGAAGTCGACCATCACCTCGAAGAGCTGGCGGCTGCTCCAGAACTGGCGGGCCAGGGTGGCGTGCCCCAGCTCGTACTGGGCGGCCCAGTCGAACTCCTTGACCGCACGCCTGATCTGCGCGGTCGACATGCCGACGGTGGGGAACGAGGCGAGCACCTGGTCGCCGATCGGGTCCTCGACCCTGCCCGGTTCGAGCTGCCGGTCGATCCAGGCGTCGATGCCGACGGCCCGGATCGCGTCCGCCTCGGTCCGGGTCGGTCCGAAGGTGGCCCGGCGCAGCAGGTGCAGGACCGGGTCGCGGCTGAGCGGGTTGGGGAAGACCGGGGTCGCTTTCAGGGCCGCCTCGGCGGCCTTGGCCGGGGTCTCGGCCAGCCCGGTTGCGCCGAAGTTGATCGACTCCCCGAGCGACTGGCTGTAGCTGGCGTCGCGGTCGGCGAAGGATCCCGCGTCCCGGGGCGACCGGGTCGAGGTGGCCTGGTCGCTCACGGCCGCGGCGATCCCACCACCCCCACCGAGTACGGCGGCAGCCGAGCCGACCGCGCCGGTGGCGACCGCGGCGGCGCCGAGCCCGATGACCACCTGGCGGCGGTTGCGCAGCAGGTTGAACAGGGCCGGTTCGCCGGCTCGGGCGGCCCGGGCCATCGTGCCGAGCACCGGGGCCAGGCGGTTGGTCGCGCCCCGGCGTTCGCCGGTGCCGGTGTCCCGCCGCGCCGGTGCCCGGTGCCGGGACTCCCCGTTGGGGGCTCCCACTCCGGCCGCCCGGCCGTCGCGCTCCGCCGGGCCCGACTGTTCCCGCTCGGCCATTCTGGGCGCACCTCTTCGTCGATCCGGGGGTTGGGTCGGGCGTCCGGCAGCCAGCGCCCCAGGCGCACCCTAGCCAGCCTCCGAGTTGTCGCTCAACCATCGAGGCGGATTGTTAAGCCGTACCAAAGGAACCGTGGCGGGACACGTCCGGTGGGGTGGCGCGGGTGGCTACACTGGGCCGGTGCCGGAGTCGCTGATGGTCGTCGTGAGCTGGTGGGCGTACGCCCTCGCGCACGTCGCCACGGTGGCCACCCGCCCGTCCGAGCTGCTCGCCGGTGCGGTGGCGGTGGCCACCCTGCTGGCGGTCGCGATCGCCCTGCACCTGGTCAGCGGCCCACACGGGACGGCCGGTGCGGCCACCCGTGGGCTGACCATCCGGGACCGGGCGCGCCGGGCGCGTGTTCCCCGCCAGCTCGACCCGGACGCGGCCGGTCGGCCCCGTCCCCGAGCACCGACGGTGCTCCTCTCGGCCGCGTAGCGGCTTCACCTCCCCGCCGCCACGCGGCCGGTTCCGTCCTTCACCGTCCACATCGGACGTTCTCTCCAGGCTCCGCACCCGGTGCTGACCACACGCACCCGGTGCCGTGCCTTCCCGGAATCGGACCGAGGGGTTCACCATGTTTGCCTTCGCACCACTCGACGGCGCCGTCGGCGTCGCCGCCACCGTCCTCGACGCGCTCGCCACGGCGGTCGCGCCACTGGCCGGCACCGCTGCGACCGCCGCCGCCGTTGTGCTCTTCACCATCGCCGTACGGCTACTGATCACGCCCCTGACCTGGGCCCAGGTACGCGGCGAGCGGCGCCGTGCCGAACTCGCCCCGCAGATTCGCGAACTCCAGCGGCGCTACAGCAAGGACCGGGCCCGGTTGCAGCAGGAGATGGTCACGCTGTACCGGGACGCCGGGGCGAGTCCGGTCGCGGGTTGCCTGCCGGGGCTGCTGCAGGTGCCGTTCTTCGTGGTCATGTACCACCTCTTCACCGCCGCCGGATCGGACGACGGGGGAGCGGGGATGCTCGCCGAGCGGCTGGCCGGGGTGCCGCTCGGGCACCACGTCGCGGACGGGCTGGGCGGTGCGGCGGGGCCGCTGTTCGGCGTACTCCTGGTGTTGTTGCTGGTCCTGGCGTGGTGGACGTCCCGGCGGATGCGTCGGGACGCCGCGGTGGCCGCCGCCGCCCAGCAGCCGGGCGGTACGGAAATGCCCGGCGCCGCCGTGCTGACCCGGATCCTGCCGCTGCTGCCGTACGGAACCGTGCTGGCCGCCCTGGTGCTGCCGCTGGCGGCGGTGCTCTACCTGGTCACCACCACCGCCTGGACGGCACTCGAACGGGCGGTGCTGCGCCGGCCGCAGGCAGCGGTGGCGACCACCTAGACATCGACAAACGTTGACATGAGTGAGTCCGGGACGTACAACCGGAGAGAGAGCGCTCTCTCACCCGTCCCGTAGAGAGGCCAACATCATGACCAGCACCGTCCCGGCCCCGGCCGGAATCGCACCGAGACGCCGCAGACTCCTGCTGCTGGCCGTGCTCACCACGATCGTCACCGTGGTGAGCACGGTCTCGGTGACCGCCCGCGCCGCCGTACCGCCGACCCCGCCCGGCTGGAGTCTGGTGTGGAGCGACGACTTCAACGGCGCCGCCAACACCCTCCCGTCGACCGGCAACTGGATCATCGACACCGGGACCAGCTACCCCGGCGGACCCGCGAACTGGGGCACCGGCGAGATCCAGACCTACACCAACAGCACCGCCAACGTCAGCCACGACGGCGGCGGCAACCTGCGGATCACCCCTATCCGCGGTGCCAACGGCCAGTGGACCTCGTCCCGGATCGAGACCGTACGGACCAACTTCAAGCCGCCGGCCGGTGGTGTGCTCGCCATCGAGGGCCGGATCCAGATGCCGAACGTGACCGGTGCCGCGGCGGCCGGCTACTGGCCGGCGTTCTGGGCGCTCGGTGCGCCGTACCGGGGCAACTACCAGAACTGGCCGGGCATCGGCGAGTTCGACGTGATGGAGAACGTCAACGGGATCAACTCGGTCTGGGGCGTACTGCACTGCGGGGTCGCACCGGGCGGGCCGTGCAACGAGTTCAACGGCATCGGCACCAACCGGGCCTGCCCCGGCAGCACCTGCCAGTCGGCGTTCCACACGTACCGCTTCGAGTGGGACAGCGGCTCGAACCCGCAGCAACTGCGCTGGTACGTCGACGGCCAGCAGTTCCACACGGTCACCCAGAACCAGGTCGGCCAGCCGTACTGGAACAACATGACCAGCCACGCCGGCTACTTCCTGCTGCTCAACGTCGCGATGGGCGGCTCGTTCCCGAACGGGGTCGCCGGTGCCACCACGCCGACCGCGGCAACCGTCTCGGGCCGGCCGATGCTGGTCGACTACGTGGCGGTGTGGAGCCGGGGCGGTGGCACCCAGCCCACGACCCCGCCGCCCACGTCGCCGACCACCCCGCCGCCCGGTGGTGGCGGCAGCGCGTACTCGACGATCCAGGCCGAGGCGTACAACGGGCAGAACGGCGTACAGGTCGAGGCGTGCAGCGAGGGCGGGCAGAACCTGAGCCACCTGGCCTCGGGTGACTGGGCCCGGTACGACAACATCGACTTCGGCACCACCCCGGCGCGTGACTTCGTGGCCCGGGTCGCCTCCGGTGCCGCCGGTGGGGTGAGCGGCCTGGTCGAGGTACGCCTGGACAGCCCGACCAACCCGCCGATCGGCAGCTTCGCCCTCGCCAACACCGGCGGCTGGCAAACCTGGCGCTCGGTCCCCGGCAACATCACCCCCACCACCGGCCGCCACACCGTCTACCTCACCTTCACCAGCGGCCAGCCGGCCGACTTCGCCAACATCAACTGGCTAACCTTCCGCCGCTGACCCTCCCCGCCCCACCCATCCCCCCGTCGATCTTGCAGTTGTGGTGGCCACGATGCGCCTTTAGAGGCTTTTGTTCGGCGCCACAACTGCAAGATCGGCGCTATCCGGGGGTGGGGTCTGGACAGCAACAGTTAAGAGTCTTAATAATTGGCCAACTGTTGATGGTTGCCGATGGCTTGATGGCGTGGAGGACTGTGTGAAGCGCTCCAGAACTGTGCTCCTGTCCCTGATCGCGTCGCTGGTGGCGGCGTTCGGGGCTGTCTGGGTGGCGATGCCGGCGTTCGCCGCCGGCCCGACCGCGACCTTCGTGAAGACCTCCGACTGGGGCTCCGGCTGGGAGGGGAAGTACACCATCACCAACGGTGGTACGACCGCCATCCCGTCCTGGAGCCTGGCCTTCGACCTGCCCGCCGGCACCACCGTCGGGACGTTCTGGGACGCGCTGATGACCTCGTCCGGCCAGCGCTTCACCTTCACCAACCGATCCTGGAACGGGAACCTGGCCCCGGGCGCGTCGGCGTCGTTCGGGTTCGTGGCCAGCGGTCCGGGCAGCCCCGGCAACTGCACGTTGAACGGCACGGCCTGCGGCGGCGGCACCACGCCGACCACCCGCCCGCCGACCACCCCGCCCACCACACCACCGACCACCCCGCCCACCACCCGCCCGCCGACCACTCCGCCACCCACCACCACCCCGCCGGTCACCCCGCCGCCGAACTCCCCGCTGCCGAAGCACTTCCTCACCGGGTACTGGCACAACTTCGACAACCCGGCGGTCGAGCTGCGGCTGCGCGACGTACCGAACGAGTACGACCTGGTAGCGGTCGCCTTCGCCGAGGCCACCAGCACCCCCGGCGCGGTCACCTTCGGGATCGACCCCGGCCTGTCCAGCGCCCTCGGCGGCTACGCCAACGCCAACTTTGCCAGCGACGTACAGACGCTGCACTCGCGGGGCAAGAAGGTGATCCTGTCCGTCGGCGGCGAGACCGGTCGGGTGGCGGTCAACGACGCCGCCTCCGCTACCAACTTCAGCAACAGCGTCTTCGGCCTGATCCAGCAGTACGGGTTCGACGGCGTCGACATCGACCTGGAGAACGGGCTCAACCCGACGTACATGGCGCAGGCGTTGCGCAGCCTGCGGAGCAGGGTCGGGGCGAACCTGATCATCACGATGGCACCGCAGACCATCGACATGCAGTCCCCGACGGTCGGCTACTTCAAGCTCGCGCTGGACATCCGGGACATCCTCACCGTCGTACACACCCAGTTCTACAACTCCGGTTCGATGCTCGGCTGCGACCAGCAGTTCGCGTACAGCCAGGGGACGGTCAACTTCATGACCGCGCTCGCCTGCATGCAGCTCGAGGCCGGACTCCGGCCGGACCAGGTGGCCCTCGGCCTGCCCGCCGGACCCGGCGCGGCCGGCGGCGGGATCGTCGCACCGGCACTGGTCAACCAGGCTCTCAACTGTCTCGCCCGGGCCACCAACTGCGGCAGCTTCGTGCCGCCGCGCACCTACCCCGGCATCCGGGGCGCGATGACCTGGTCGATCAACTGGGACGTCTCCAACGGCAACAACTTCGCCCGTACGGTCAAGCCGCACCTGGCCACGCTGCCGTGACGACCTCCGTGACCGCGCCGACGGAGTTCACCTCCACCACCGCCCGGTACTGACGACCGGTGCCCCCGGGGCCCAGCCGGAACGGCACCGACACCCAGGGCCCGCCATCAGGGCGCGCGGGACGAGTGGCTGATCAACGGCGATCGGCCACTTGTCCCGGCCCGGTCTCAGCGGGCAGGCGTGCGTTCCCGGTCCTCGTTCTCGTCGCGCCGGGACCGGCGGTGACGCAGGCGCTTGACCACCCAGGACGAGACCACGAGGACAAATCCGGCGAGCAGCGCCAGGTCGAACCAGGTGCTGTACCGGTCGATCTGCTGCCAGCGCGAGCCGAGCGCGAAACCGAGCCCGACGAAGATCGAGTTCCAGATACCGCTGCCCAGCGTGGTCAAGGCCAGGAACCGGCCGATCGGCATGTGGTTGGCGCCGGCCGGCACCGAGACGAGGCTGCGTACCACCGGCACCATCCGGCCGAGCAGCACCGCCCAGCTCCCGTACCGCTCGAACCAGCGGTCGGCCCGGTCCAGGTCGTCCGCGTCCACCAGCGGTATCCGGTCGAGCCAGCGTTTGAGGCGTTCCTCGCCCAGGGCCGCACCGACCCAGTAGAGCGCGAGCGCACCGACCACCGAACCGGTGGTCGCCGCGACCCCCATCACGAACACGTTGGCGCCGCCCTCGGCGGCCAGGTAACCGGCGAGGGCGAGCACGATCTCGCTCGGCACCGGCGGCACGATGTTCTCCAGGGCAACCAGCAGGCCGACCCCTAGCGGGCCCAGCGCGTCGATGACCGAGGCCACCCACCCGGTCAGCCCGCCCATCTCGGTCGGCTCCGCCTCGGTGGTAACCAACATCGACACCGCTCCCTCCGTCGCCCTACAACCCGCCGGACGGGTGGTTGGACAAACCCGTACCCATCTCGATCCACATCTACACCCGTGGGCCCGACCAGGGGTTCGTTTGCCGGGACGGCGTACCGGATAAGGCAGTCGGGCATGGGTGACCGGTGGTATTCGGAGGCAGTCGTCTACTGCCTCGACATTGACACGTACGCGGACACGAACGGCGACGGGGTCGGTGACCTGCGTGGGCTGATCGGGCGGCTGGACTACCTGGCCCGGCTCGGGGTCACCTGTCTGTGGCTGCACCCGATCCACCCGTCCCCGAACAAGGACGACGGGTACGACGCCACCGACTTCTACAACGTCGACCCGCGCTTCGGCACCCTCGGCGACTTCGCCGAACTGCTGCACCAGGCCCAGAACCGGGGCATCCGGGTGATCATCGACCTGGTGGTGAACCACACCTCGGACCAGCACCCGTGGTTCCAGGCGGCCCGGTCGTCGCCGGACTCGCCGTACCGGGACTGGTACGTCTGGTCGGACCAGGC of the Micromonospora sp. NBC_01796 genome contains:
- a CDS encoding DUF1501 domain-containing protein, giving the protein MTQDNSPGTRDDVAPRPRTAEELRRHGPNLPEAAIRVHAEAVTEELTGQRDRWRHGFTRRRVMAGAGAVGVASLAGQIATTRVAFGAPATTNRTLVVVFLRGGMDGLSVVVPRGDRNYLNARRNIAVQPGALIAGDDRFGLHPALAPLEPFWKSGKMAAVHAVASPDASRSHFQAQDCLERGAASTGVHTGWLDRVLTALGPGTTFRAIAEGAALPRSLVGGENKLVLQGIREFDLQGFSGVRASTLTALKALYTGLDDHPLATQATETLASIAAARKIASKDYRSTAQWPGGGFADQLRDVARLIKAKVGLRVAAVDIGGWDMHTNIGGPDGGDMRNRLNELAGALGAFATDLGPALDDVSVVTMSEFGRRVEANGSSGTDHGHGGLMLMLGGGMNGGKVHGRWPGLAASALDQGDLAGANDYRDVLTELLKTRMGVADPKTIFPGLKPREIGVFR
- a CDS encoding carboxylate-amine ligase, which produces MAGSVAMAQGATVPEGTASQGTTVSQGTASQGTTVSQGTASQGTTDGEGTADREGAAARGGAVPETAGQPAPAGVAGLRTVGVEEEFLLVDPETGQGVPAVDRVFEHVPDDLRGQVQHEFQTSQIEIGSPPGLELGALRHSLGLLRAGLAGAADAAGVRLVAVGAGLVDGPIPPVFDNPRFHRMVEQFGPLVDGPGNNGMHVHVGIPDPETGVQVLNHLRPWLPILHAVTTNSPFHNGQDTGYASWRSVLWERWPSVAPTPWLESYAHYQWLVDQLVATGMLLDEGMVYWYARLSAHYPTVEIRIGDVCPSLDDTILVAGLVRSLVGTALTDIEQGREPIRIDHHLLTAAHWRAAHDGLDGLAVDPVRGGTLPAWQLLDRLVEKVTPELERHGDLSEISDLLDRLRKEGTGATRQRAAYARRGELSDVVADLARQTRGDAFER
- a CDS encoding WGR domain-containing protein, translated to MPQETTYLELSETDGASHKFYEVTVDGPDLTIRYGRIGDTGQVKRSSFASEERARQEASRKVGEKVRKGYAPAVAGQRQKRGVSRRQIASVRSTARRAPVLWRYDSGAPAFGIFVDRYGCLVGNEHGVITALNHDAEVMQQYRLPDGVKCIVADDDWRYAGCDDGNVYDISGKVPRLAYRIADDIDIYWLDIHDGVLGVSDSGGGIASIDHEDEFLWRRQGNGSSGWMVRCDADAVHHGHSRGVTSYDWRTGREVWHQSTGAVLFGWQEPDSLYAGTATNQVARLSKTGQFERTYRCDAPVYSCATSADGEFVFAGDSHSSIYCFDAAGNRLWKLGTGCGSAYSMQYHEQRLYLVTTSGTLACVDASEAAIRAAEQGTVPTVVDVKAPPRMPAVPVSTTVEVTHDAGDGVLVECVEEGGRLRIHVLSPGFRRDWLVQFPKGIREPRARYLVPEVRESGRGGFYRAYGDIRRLSD
- a CDS encoding FAD-dependent oxidoreductase, whose product is MADRLIVIGGDAAGMSAASQARRRRDRDDLEIIAFERGHFTSYSACGIPYWISGLVEYEELITRDPETHRRDHQIDVRIRHEVTEIDLERREVVARDLENGGREVREGFDDLVYAAGAVPTVPHWARTEAGGVFGVQTLDDGKALRQWLDGDPKPKRAVVIGGGYIGVEMAEAMIERGLSVILVERGEQPMSTVDPDMGRLVRDALVGLGIDVRTGVDITGLTTEQGRVTGVRTDDTTIPADVVVLGTGVRPNVRLAAEAGLPIGPTGGIRTDLRMRVIGVPGVWAAGDCVETLHKTTGQPVYVPLGTHANKQGRVAGINIGGGYATFLGVVGTAVTRVCDLEVARTGLLEPEARIAGFEFITVTVESTNTAGYFPDAAPMTVKLTAERGTGRLLGAQIVGRSGSAKRIDTLAVALWNKMTVDEMSMLDLGYAPPYSPVWDPVLVAARKAVDKLHPLR